The following proteins are encoded in a genomic region of Vicugna pacos chromosome 16, VicPac4, whole genome shotgun sequence:
- the KRT35 gene encoding keratin, type I cuticular Ha5, with protein MAAKCLKASFSSGSLKVPGRTSGGSIRVSTIYSGGSCKLPGLSRGTRSFSACSVGLGRSSCRAASCLPTLCLPSGGFATSYNMAGGWFGESVLTSNEKETMQFLNDRLASYLEKVRQLERDNAELESRIREWCEQQVPYLCPDYQSYFLTIEELQKKTLCTKAENARLVVQIDNAKLAADDFRTKYETEVSMRQLVESDMNGLRRILDDLTLCKADLEAQVESLKEELLCLKKNHEEEVNSLRCQLGDRLNVEVDVAPPVDLNRVLDEMRCQYETLVENNRRDAEDWFNTQTEELNQQVVSSSEQLQSCQAEIIELRRTVNALEIELQAQHSMRDALESTLVETEARYSSQLAQMQGLITNVESQLAEIRSDLERQNQEYQVLLDVRARLECEINTYRGLLESEDCKLPCNPCAPDHSPAKSGLPCLPAASCGPGLARTTCSPRPICVPCPGGRF; from the exons ATGGCTGCCAAATGCCTCAAGGCCAGCTTCTCATCAGGGTCTCTCAAGGTCCCAGGAAGGACCAGTGGGGGCTCCATTCGTGTGTCCACGATCTACTCTGGCGGCTCTTGCAAACTCCCTGGCCTCTCCCGGGGGACCCGGAGTTTCTCTGCCTGCTCGGTTGGGCTGGGCAGGAGCAGCTGCAGGGCTGCCAGCTGCCTCCCCACTCTTTGCCTCCCCTCCGGGGGCTTTGCCACCAGCTACAACATGGCCGGGGGCTGGTTTGGGGAGAGTGTCCTCACCAGCAATGAGAAGGAGACCATGCAGTTCCTGAATGACCGCTTGGCCAGCTACCTGGAGAAGGTGCGGCAGCTGGAGCGGGACAACGCGGAGCTGGAGAGCCGCATCCGGGAGTGGTGTGAGCAGCAGGTGCCCTACCTGTGTCCTGACTACCAGTCCTACTTTCTGACTATCGAGGAGCTTCAGAAGAAG ACCCTGTGCACCAAGGCAGAGAATGCCAGGCTGGTTGTGCAGATCGACAATGCCAAGCTGGCAGCGGATGACTTCAGGACCAA GTATGAGACAGAGGTGTCCATGCGGCAGCTGGTGGAGTCGGACATGAACGGCCTGCGCAGGATCCTGGATGATCTGACTCTGTGCAAGGCTGACCTGGAGGCCCAGGTGGAGTCCCTGAAGGAGGAGCTGCTCTGCCTTAAGAAGAATCATGAGGAG GAAGTGAACTCATTGCGCTGCCAGCTTGGTGATAGACTCAACGTTGAGGTGGATGTGGCCCCACCTGTTGACCTGAACCGTGTTCTGGATGAGATGAGATGCCAGTATGAGACCCTGGTGGAGAATAACCGTCGGGATGCTGAAGACTGGTTCAATACCCAG ACCGAGGAGCTGAACCAGCAGGTGGTGTCCAGCTCGGAGCAGCTGCAGTCTTGCCAGGCGGAGATCATTGAGCTGAGACGCACGGTCAATGCCCTGGAGATCGAACTGCAGGCCCAGCACAGCATG AGAGATGCTCTGGAATCCACCCTGGTGGAGACGGAGGCCCGCTACAGCTCCCAGCTGGCTCAGATGCAGGGCCTGATCACCAACGTGGAGTCCCAGCTGGCGGAGATCAGGAGTGACCTGGAGCGGCAGAACCAGGAGTACCAGGTGCTGCTGGACGTCCGGGCCCGGCTGGAGTGTGAGATCAACACGTAccgggggctgctggagagcgAGGACTGCAA gCTCCCCTGTAACCCGTGTGCCCCTGACCACTCACCTGCCAAGTCAGGCCTCCCCTGTCTTCCTGCGGCCTCCTGTGGGCCTGGCCTAGCCCGCACAACCTGTAGCCCTCGCCCCATTTGTGTGCCCTGCCCAGGGGGCCGTTTCTAA